One genomic segment of Bradyrhizobium prioriisuperbiae includes these proteins:
- a CDS encoding ABC transporter permease, whose product MSEMTLKLTPPIRTEHEYAVSAPVGLGDVEKPLSLLERLANNVAVRRGLILIGLAIVWELYGRWLNSPLTFPTFLDTIDALKSGIASGVIPQRLFVTLQTLVAGYAIGLVIAALFTSLAVTTRVGTDLLSTLTAMFNPLPAIALLPLALLWFGLGRSSLIFVIIHSVLWAVALNMHSGFLSVSETQRMAGRTFGLSGLRLVLKILVPAAFPAILAGLKIGWAFAWRTLIAAELVFGVSSGQGGLGWYIFENRNTLDTAAVFAGLLTVMAVGLFVEGVIFRAIEARTVRRWGMQRG is encoded by the coding sequence CGCACCGAGCACGAATACGCGGTGTCAGCTCCGGTCGGCCTTGGCGATGTCGAGAAGCCACTGTCGCTGCTGGAGCGGCTGGCCAACAATGTCGCGGTCCGGCGCGGGCTGATCCTGATCGGACTTGCCATTGTCTGGGAATTGTATGGCCGCTGGCTGAATTCGCCGCTGACGTTTCCGACCTTCCTCGACACGATTGATGCGCTGAAAAGCGGCATCGCCTCGGGTGTGATCCCGCAGCGGCTGTTCGTGACCCTGCAGACGCTCGTCGCGGGGTATGCGATCGGGCTGGTGATCGCCGCGCTGTTCACCAGCCTTGCGGTGACAACGCGGGTCGGCACGGATCTGTTGTCGACGCTGACGGCGATGTTCAACCCGCTGCCGGCGATCGCGCTGCTGCCGCTGGCGCTGTTGTGGTTTGGCCTGGGACGTTCCTCGCTGATCTTTGTCATCATTCATTCGGTGCTGTGGGCGGTGGCACTCAACATGCACAGCGGCTTTCTGTCGGTGTCGGAAACCCAGCGCATGGCCGGGCGCACCTTCGGCCTGTCGGGTCTTCGTCTTGTGCTGAAGATTCTGGTGCCGGCGGCATTTCCCGCCATCCTGGCCGGCCTCAAGATCGGCTGGGCGTTCGCCTGGCGCACCCTGATCGCGGCCGAGCTCGTGTTCGGTGTGTCATCGGGGCAGGGTGGGCTCGGCTGGTACATCTTTGAGAATCGCAACACGCTCGATACCGCTGCCGTGTTCGCCGGACTGTTGACCGTGATGGCGGTTGGCCTGTTTGTCGAAGGCGTGATTTTCCGTGCCATTGAAGCCAGGACGGTCCGGCGCTGGGGGATGCAGCGCGGCTAA
- a CDS encoding amidohydrolase family protein, with the protein MSILTIDRRSVLAGAALPLLSAQLPAQAQTAPAAGRPILIRGATVLTLDDAIGTLPRGDVLVRDGRIADIKPNIEAADAQVIDGTGCIASPGFVNSHIHLAQAILRGLAGDATLDQYFKQIVFKYTRHIKPEDLAASDYAGALEQLSAGTTTLFDWCREAQTPAHADAIVDAMKRSGIRAFFGYGVTGPAQGGAAIWDDVKRLRNGPLSSDSGRVRLALALRGPDSSPMNESEDDFRAARDLGLLHQFHVGVLLYSARTRRGVAQLAEKGLIGPGAILVHANDLDEDEYKITADKGAKIATTPEVEMMMGHGQPVMGRAVKAGHRPAIGVDVVTGVGGDMFAQMRAAISAQRLADNLAAAAAKTPLPKVTLTARQALEASTIDGARMLGLEREIGSLTPGKRADIILVRADALGTAPLNDPVGTVVLQSSPANVDTVMVEGELIKSGGQFVGRDAARAVKELSERSRDLNARVEAAARNPG; encoded by the coding sequence ATGTCCATCCTGACGATCGATCGCCGCAGTGTGCTGGCGGGCGCAGCCTTGCCTTTGCTCTCAGCGCAACTGCCGGCCCAGGCGCAAACCGCGCCTGCTGCGGGCCGCCCGATCCTGATCCGCGGCGCCACCGTCCTGACACTGGACGATGCCATCGGTACGTTGCCGCGCGGCGACGTGCTGGTGCGCGACGGCCGCATCGCCGACATCAAGCCGAACATCGAGGCCGCGGATGCCCAGGTGATCGACGGCACCGGCTGCATTGCGTCGCCGGGCTTCGTCAACAGCCACATCCATCTCGCGCAGGCGATCCTGCGCGGGCTGGCCGGCGATGCCACGCTCGATCAGTATTTCAAGCAGATCGTCTTCAAGTATACCCGTCACATCAAGCCGGAGGATCTCGCCGCCAGCGACTATGCCGGCGCGCTGGAGCAGTTATCCGCCGGCACCACGACATTGTTCGACTGGTGCCGCGAAGCGCAGACGCCGGCGCATGCCGATGCCATTGTCGATGCCATGAAGCGCTCGGGTATTCGGGCCTTTTTCGGGTATGGCGTCACCGGCCCCGCCCAGGGCGGTGCGGCGATTTGGGACGACGTCAAACGCCTGCGCAACGGTCCGCTGTCGTCTGACAGCGGTCGTGTTCGCCTTGCATTGGCATTGCGTGGGCCGGATTCCTCGCCGATGAATGAATCCGAAGATGATTTCCGCGCCGCGCGCGATCTCGGCCTGCTGCACCAGTTCCACGTCGGTGTGCTGCTCTATTCGGCGCGCACCCGGCGCGGTGTCGCCCAACTGGCGGAGAAGGGGCTGATCGGGCCGGGGGCCATCCTGGTCCATGCCAACGATCTCGACGAGGACGAGTACAAGATCACTGCCGACAAGGGCGCCAAGATCGCGACCACGCCAGAGGTCGAGATGATGATGGGCCATGGCCAACCGGTGATGGGGCGGGCCGTCAAAGCCGGACACCGTCCGGCGATTGGCGTCGATGTCGTGACCGGCGTCGGCGGCGACATGTTTGCCCAAATGCGCGCGGCGATCTCGGCGCAGCGCCTGGCCGATAATCTTGCGGCTGCTGCCGCCAAGACGCCGCTGCCCAAAGTGACGCTGACCGCTCGTCAGGCGCTGGAAGCCTCCACCATCGATGGTGCTCGGATGCTGGGGCTCGAGCGGGAAATCGGCTCGCTGACGCCGGGCAAGCGCGCCGATATCATTCTGGTGCGCGCCGATGCGCTCGGCACCGCGCCGCTCAACGATCCCGTTGGCACCGTAGTGCTGCAATCAAGCCCGGCCAATGTCGATACCGTGATGGTCGAGGGCGAGCTGATCAAGAGCGGCGGCCAGTTCGTTGGCCGTGATGCGGCCCGTGCTGTGAAAGAGCTCAGTGAGCGCTCACGCGATCTCAATGCTCGCGTCGAGGCGGCGGCGCGCAACCCGGGATAG
- a CDS encoding division plane positioning ATPase MipZ, which translates to MSVESATARVIVVGNEKGGSGKSTVAMNIAIALLKSQQRVATIDLDFRQRSFTHYIENRRAWAKRIARDLETPDHFCFGSVAYPTAEDEAAGCKTLSDTVAELARLYDAIVIDTPGHDSYLARLAHSLADTLITPLNDSFVDFDVLGTVDPESFGVTGTSRYSEMVEEARRQRQLLHEAATDWIVLRNRLSMLASRNKRLVGEGLQELSQMNNFRCVDGLAKRVIFREFFPRGLTAVDDLDEVTLGTRPTLSHVSARLEMQNLLNTMGFGDVTASTGVVARDAA; encoded by the coding sequence ATGTCGGTTGAAAGCGCAACTGCTCGCGTCATCGTCGTGGGCAACGAAAAGGGTGGATCGGGCAAGTCCACTGTCGCGATGAACATTGCCATTGCGCTGCTCAAGTCGCAGCAACGTGTTGCAACAATCGATCTCGATTTCAGGCAACGCAGCTTCACCCACTACATCGAGAACAGACGGGCCTGGGCCAAGCGGATCGCGCGCGACCTGGAAACGCCGGATCATTTTTGTTTCGGCAGCGTCGCCTATCCCACTGCCGAGGACGAGGCGGCCGGATGCAAGACCCTGTCGGACACTGTCGCCGAACTCGCGCGCTTGTACGACGCCATTGTCATCGACACGCCCGGTCACGACAGCTATCTGGCGCGACTGGCGCATTCCCTGGCCGACACCCTGATCACGCCGCTGAACGACAGCTTCGTCGACTTCGACGTGCTCGGCACCGTCGACCCCGAGAGTTTCGGCGTCACCGGCACCAGCCGCTATTCCGAGATGGTCGAAGAGGCGCGCCGCCAGCGACAGCTTCTTCATGAGGCTGCCACCGACTGGATCGTGCTGCGCAACCGCCTCTCGATGTTGGCGTCGCGCAACAAGCGCCTGGTCGGAGAGGGACTGCAAGAACTCTCGCAAATGAATAATTTCCGCTGCGTCGACGGCTTGGCGAAACGGGTGATCTTCCGCGAGTTCTTTCCACGCGGCCTGACGGCTGTCGATGACCTCGACGAAGTCACGCTGGGGACTCGCCCCACGCTGTCGCACGTGAGTGCGCGGCTTGAGATGCAGAACCTGCTCAATACGATGGGGTTCGGCGACGTGACGGCCAGTACTGGGGTGGTTGCTCGGGACGCAGCCTGA
- a CDS encoding Lrp/AsnC family transcriptional regulator produces MTDLDPIDRKILAVLQADSRVTMQELADQVGLSISPCHRRVKLLEERGVITGYIATVDQKSLGLHVSVFISIKLARQKEEDLDRFAKAISRWEEVLECYLMTGNRDYLLRVVAADLASYETFLKTKLTRLDGIASIESSFALSQVKYSIALPVR; encoded by the coding sequence ATGACCGACCTCGATCCGATAGACCGCAAGATCCTCGCCGTGCTGCAGGCGGACAGCCGTGTGACCATGCAGGAGCTGGCAGATCAGGTCGGCCTGTCGATCTCGCCCTGCCATCGCCGGGTCAAGCTGCTGGAAGAACGCGGCGTCATCACCGGCTATATCGCCACCGTCGACCAGAAGTCGCTGGGGCTGCATGTCAGCGTCTTCATCTCGATCAAGCTGGCGCGACAGAAGGAAGAGGACCTCGATCGTTTCGCCAAGGCGATCTCGCGCTGGGAAGAAGTGCTCGAGTGTTATCTGATGACGGGGAACCGCGACTATCTCCTGCGCGTCGTCGCCGCCGACCTCGCCTCCTATGAAACATTCCTGAAGACCAAACTGACGCGGCTCGATGGAATCGCTTCTATTGAATCGAGTTTCGCGCTGAGCCAGGTGAAATACTCGATCGCGCTGCCGGTGCGCTGA
- a CDS encoding transketolase gives MSNAPSRIEILSALTRKALWLSSWTIHNANHIRPNVDGLKVGGHQASSASLAAIMSALYFSVLKPEDRVAVKPHASPVFHAIQYLLGQQTRDKLENFRGLKGAQSYPSRTKDTDDVDFSTGSVGLGVAQTLFSSLVQSYVTAHGWMKDRPEGRMIALVGDAEMDEGNIFEALAEGWKQGLRNTWWVVDYNRQSLDAVVREGLWEKFEVMFRNFGWDVVIIKYGKLMRQAFAEPGGEALRKWIDGCPNQMYAALSFQGGAAFRKHLLDDIGDQGPVTRLIEKRSDAELLALMSNLGGHDVETLIDAFEAIDHDRPVCFIAYTIKGIGLPFQGHKDNHAGLMTVNQMEAWRATQKIRPGHEWDKFEGLDLPPAVLEEFLSNVPFAREGRRRLQAPQIPVPDRLPFKPAARMSTQQGFGLVLSELARTDTELAERIVTTSPDVTVSTNLGGWVNRRGLFARAEQADEFRKEKIPSTFTWDFSPKGQHIELGIAEMNLFILLSALGLSHSINGARLLPVGTLYDPFIERGLDALNYACYQDARFMVAATPSGISLAPEGGAHQSIATPLIGMAQDGLSSFEPAFVDELAAIMRWGFQHMQKDAQKDVSDSTQPGQEGGGSVYLRLSTRTIDQPQRQLTPELEANITDGAYWMRKPGPNAELVIAYTGTIAPEAIEATGLLGDGRRDIGLLAITSADRLYSGWTASRRRQREGALTSMSHIERLLAPLPRHCGIVSVIDGHPATLAWLGGVHGHRVEALGVDHFGQTGTIDDLYAHYGIDTNAIIEAAERLTRGGPIFHRKVAV, from the coding sequence ATGTCGAACGCGCCGTCCCGTATCGAGATCCTTTCTGCCCTGACCCGCAAGGCGCTGTGGCTCTCGTCGTGGACCATCCACAACGCCAACCACATCCGTCCCAATGTCGACGGCTTGAAAGTCGGCGGCCACCAGGCCTCGTCGGCCTCGCTCGCCGCGATCATGTCGGCGCTGTATTTCTCCGTGCTCAAGCCGGAGGATCGCGTCGCTGTGAAGCCGCACGCAAGCCCGGTGTTTCATGCCATCCAGTATCTGCTGGGGCAGCAGACCCGCGACAAACTCGAGAACTTTCGCGGCCTGAAGGGCGCGCAGTCCTATCCGTCGCGTACCAAGGACACCGACGATGTCGATTTCTCCACCGGCTCGGTCGGGCTCGGCGTGGCGCAGACACTCTTTTCCTCGCTGGTGCAGTCCTACGTCACCGCCCACGGCTGGATGAAGGACCGGCCCGAAGGCCGCATGATCGCGCTGGTCGGCGATGCCGAGATGGACGAGGGCAACATCTTCGAGGCGCTGGCCGAAGGCTGGAAGCAGGGCCTGCGCAACACCTGGTGGGTGGTCGACTACAACCGCCAGAGCCTGGACGCGGTGGTGCGCGAAGGCCTGTGGGAAAAATTCGAGGTGATGTTCCGCAATTTCGGTTGGGACGTCGTCATCATCAAGTACGGCAAGCTGATGCGCCAGGCGTTCGCCGAGCCCGGCGGCGAAGCCCTGCGCAAATGGATCGATGGGTGCCCCAACCAGATGTATGCGGCGCTGTCGTTCCAGGGCGGCGCGGCGTTCCGCAAGCACCTTTTGGACGACATCGGCGATCAGGGGCCGGTGACGCGGCTGATCGAGAAGCGGTCTGACGCGGAATTGCTGGCGCTGATGTCGAACCTCGGCGGCCATGACGTGGAAACGCTGATCGACGCCTTCGAGGCGATCGATCACGACCGTCCGGTCTGCTTCATCGCCTACACCATCAAGGGCATCGGACTGCCGTTCCAGGGCCACAAGGACAACCACGCCGGCCTGATGACCGTCAATCAGATGGAAGCCTGGCGCGCCACCCAAAAGATTCGTCCGGGGCACGAGTGGGACAAGTTCGAGGGGCTGGACTTGCCCCCAGCCGTGCTCGAGGAATTCCTGTCCAACGTGCCATTCGCGCGCGAGGGACGCCGGCGGCTGCAGGCGCCGCAGATCCCGGTGCCAGATCGCCTGCCGTTCAAGCCGGCCGCGCGAATGTCGACCCAGCAGGGCTTTGGCCTGGTGCTGAGCGAACTGGCGCGCACCGATACGGAGCTGGCGGAACGCATCGTCACCACATCGCCTGACGTTACAGTCTCCACCAATCTCGGCGGCTGGGTGAACCGGCGCGGCTTGTTTGCCCGCGCCGAGCAGGCTGACGAATTCCGCAAGGAAAAGATCCCGTCGACCTTCACCTGGGACTTCTCGCCGAAGGGACAGCACATCGAGCTCGGCATCGCGGAGATGAACCTGTTCATCCTGCTGTCCGCGCTCGGCCTGTCTCATTCCATCAATGGCGCGCGCCTGTTGCCGGTCGGCACGCTGTACGATCCCTTCATCGAGCGCGGCCTCGATGCGCTGAACTATGCCTGTTACCAGGACGCGCGCTTCATGGTCGCGGCGACGCCGTCGGGCATTTCGCTGGCGCCGGAAGGCGGCGCGCATCAGTCGATCGCCACGCCTTTGATCGGCATGGCGCAAGATGGGCTGTCGTCGTTCGAGCCCGCCTTTGTCGATGAGTTGGCCGCGATCATGCGCTGGGGGTTCCAGCACATGCAGAAGGACGCCCAGAAGGACGTGTCAGACTCGACGCAGCCGGGGCAGGAGGGTGGCGGCTCGGTGTATCTGCGGCTGTCGACCCGCACCATCGACCAGCCGCAGCGCCAGCTCACGCCGGAGCTGGAAGCCAACATCACTGACGGTGCCTACTGGATGCGCAAGCCAGGTCCTAACGCCGAGCTGGTGATCGCCTATACCGGCACGATTGCGCCGGAGGCCATCGAAGCGACCGGACTGCTCGGCGATGGCCGCCGCGACATCGGGCTGCTGGCGATTACCTCGGCCGACCGGCTCTACAGCGGCTGGACCGCTTCACGCCGGCGCCAGCGCGAGGGCGCGCTGACCAGCATGAGCCATATCGAACGGCTGCTTGCGCCGCTGCCGCGCCATTGCGGCATCGTCTCGGTGATCGACGGCCACCCGGCGACGCTGGCCTGGCTCGGCGGCGTGCACGGTCATCGCGTGGAGGCGCTCGGCGTCGACCACTTCGGCCAGACCGGCACCATCGACGATCTCTATGCGCACTACGGCATCGACACCAACGCCATCATCGAAGCCGCTGAGCGGCTGACGCGCGGCGGACCGATCTTCCATCGCAAGGTGGCGGTCTGA
- a CDS encoding LysR family transcriptional regulator gives MLQTGLFELNAVATISAHRSFRAAAAELGISPSALSHAIAGLEKRLGVRLINRTTRSVALSEAGERFLARVRPALSEIAGAMEDVNAFRDTPAGTLRINLKERAAHQILRPVVAKFLRRYPDMNVELVLEGRPIDIVAEGFDAGVRLAESVPLDMIAIPCGPDSRFIVVGAPAYFARASMPLTPADLLSHECIRRRMPGGKLYRWEFEKRGEEITMDVPGRLTLDNDGLMIEAALEGLGLAFLSDFWVADHLAAGHLQAVLEDWTPPFPGLRLYYPGHRHMTAGLRAFIALMREEAKSASRGKRAAAPVPARSSDRRRHV, from the coding sequence ATGTTACAGACCGGTCTTTTCGAACTGAATGCCGTCGCCACGATTTCCGCGCATCGCAGTTTTCGTGCCGCGGCGGCAGAACTCGGCATTTCGCCGTCCGCCCTCAGCCACGCCATCGCCGGGCTGGAAAAACGGCTTGGGGTCCGCCTCATCAATCGCACCACCCGCAGCGTGGCGTTGTCGGAAGCGGGAGAGCGCTTTCTCGCCCGGGTGCGTCCTGCACTGAGCGAGATCGCCGGGGCGATGGAAGACGTGAACGCGTTTCGCGACACGCCCGCCGGCACGCTTCGCATCAATCTGAAGGAACGCGCCGCGCATCAGATCCTGCGCCCTGTGGTCGCGAAATTTCTTCGGCGCTATCCCGACATGAATGTCGAACTGGTGTTGGAAGGCCGTCCTATCGATATTGTCGCGGAAGGTTTCGATGCCGGCGTTCGCCTGGCTGAATCCGTTCCGCTGGACATGATCGCGATCCCCTGCGGCCCGGATTCCCGTTTTATCGTGGTGGGAGCGCCGGCCTATTTCGCGCGCGCATCGATGCCGCTGACACCTGCGGATTTGCTGTCACACGAATGCATTCGCAGACGCATGCCCGGCGGCAAACTCTACCGCTGGGAATTTGAAAAGCGGGGCGAAGAGATCACCATGGATGTCCCGGGCAGGCTCACGCTCGACAACGACGGCTTGATGATCGAAGCCGCGCTCGAAGGCCTGGGGCTGGCGTTTCTCAGCGACTTCTGGGTGGCGGATCATCTCGCCGCCGGACACCTGCAAGCCGTCCTGGAAGACTGGACGCCGCCATTCCCGGGGCTGCGTCTTTATTACCCCGGTCACCGGCATATGACGGCCGGGCTTCGCGCTTTCATCGCGTTGATGCGGGAAGAAGCGAAGTCAGCCAGCAGGGGCAAACGTGCCGCCGCTCCCGTGCCTGCGCGATCGTCAGATCGTCGCAGGCACGTCTGA
- a CDS encoding oxidoreductase, whose protein sequence is MAKTFLITGVSSGFGRALAEAAVNDGHIVAGTVRNDADKTTFEALGRSAHAVILDVTNTAAIAPAVAGIETRIGAIDVLVNNAGYGHEGILEESSIDDLRRQFEVNVFGAVAMIQAVLPSMRKRRAGHILNITSMGGIITLPGLSYYHGSKFALEGISESLGKEVKDLGIKVTAVEPGGFRTDWAGRSMVRAGRSIGDYDAVMEPVRKRRMEMSGRQVGDPTKAAQAMLKVALSDNPPAHLLLGSDAVRMVEEKIKSLQAEFDAWKSVSLSTDVT, encoded by the coding sequence ATGGCAAAGACATTCCTCATCACAGGCGTTTCCAGCGGTTTCGGCCGGGCATTGGCGGAGGCCGCGGTGAACGATGGCCACATCGTCGCCGGCACCGTGCGTAACGACGCCGACAAGACAACATTCGAGGCGCTGGGCCGAAGCGCGCATGCGGTGATCCTCGACGTCACCAACACCGCAGCGATCGCGCCCGCGGTTGCCGGCATCGAGACCAGGATCGGCGCGATCGACGTTCTGGTGAACAATGCCGGCTATGGCCACGAGGGCATTCTGGAAGAATCGTCGATCGACGATCTGCGGCGCCAGTTCGAGGTCAACGTGTTCGGCGCCGTTGCGATGATCCAGGCGGTGTTGCCCTCCATGCGCAAGCGACGTGCCGGGCATATCCTCAACATCACGTCGATGGGCGGAATCATCACGCTGCCGGGCCTCAGCTATTACCACGGCAGCAAGTTCGCGCTGGAAGGGATATCCGAATCTCTTGGCAAGGAAGTCAAAGACCTTGGCATCAAGGTCACCGCGGTCGAGCCAGGTGGCTTCCGGACCGACTGGGCCGGACGATCGATGGTGCGAGCGGGACGATCGATCGGGGACTACGATGCTGTCATGGAGCCAGTCCGCAAGCGCCGCATGGAAATGAGCGGCCGGCAGGTCGGCGACCCCACGAAAGCCGCACAGGCGATGCTGAAAGTCGCCCTGTCGGACAATCCACCGGCGCACCTGCTGCTCGGAAGCGACGCCGTGCGGATGGTCGAAGAAAAAATCAAATCGCTGCAGGCCGAATTCGACGCATGGAAAAGCGTTTCGCTGTCCACCGATGTGACCTGA
- a CDS encoding ABC transporter ATP-binding protein: MLDIRNLSVSYGKALAIEDVSIHVDKGELVGVLGPNGAGKTTLLKAISRAIPSKGSLSFKGQALDGLAAYHVVARGICHCPEGRKLFPELSVLKNLQLGAYLRNNKAEIEQDLERVFALFPVLRERQTQQSSTLSGGEQQMVAIGRAMMGRPELLLLDEPSVGIAPRLKKLIFDAVEQIRRDGTAILIVEQDATSTLRITDRVYVLEHGRTVREGKAAELADDEYIRQIYLGI, translated from the coding sequence CTGCTTGATATCCGAAACCTCAGCGTCAGTTATGGCAAGGCGCTGGCGATCGAAGACGTCTCGATCCATGTCGACAAGGGCGAACTGGTCGGCGTGCTCGGCCCGAACGGCGCCGGCAAGACCACGCTCCTGAAGGCGATCTCGCGCGCCATTCCCTCCAAGGGATCGCTGTCGTTCAAGGGCCAGGCGCTCGACGGTCTCGCGGCTTATCATGTGGTGGCGCGCGGCATCTGCCACTGCCCCGAGGGGCGCAAACTGTTTCCGGAACTGTCGGTGCTGAAAAACCTGCAGCTCGGCGCTTATCTCCGCAACAACAAGGCGGAGATCGAACAGGACCTGGAACGGGTGTTCGCGCTGTTCCCAGTGCTGCGGGAACGACAGACCCAGCAGTCCAGCACCCTGTCCGGCGGCGAACAGCAGATGGTGGCGATCGGCCGCGCCATGATGGGACGGCCTGAACTCTTGCTGCTCGACGAGCCCTCAGTGGGCATCGCGCCGCGACTGAAGAAACTGATCTTCGACGCGGTCGAGCAGATCCGCCGCGACGGCACCGCGATCCTGATCGTGGAGCAGGATGCAACCTCGACGCTGCGGATCACCGACCGGGTCTATGTGCTGGAGCACGGCCGCACGGTGCGCGAGGGCAAGGCCGCTGAACTCGCGGATGATGAGTATATCCGCCAGATCTATCTGGGGATCTGA
- a CDS encoding ABC transporter ATP-binding protein yields the protein MSALLEVDGVSKRFGGLTAVKNVSFTLQKGELTGILGPNGAGKTTLFNLLTGFISFDTGSVMFEGERLQRLAPYKIVNRGIARTFQLTRPFVGMNVLENVVVACLSPRAHADKDKEARAQQLLEQVGLGGKGREPVETLPYGDLRRLEIARALATRPKLLLLDEPFAGLGSSEIEPLAQLIRKLHREEDLTILLIEHKLREFMALVSRVIAMNFGEIIAISPPSEIVRHPRVIEAYIGQSEDHRASA from the coding sequence ATGAGTGCCCTTCTCGAAGTCGACGGCGTCTCCAAGCGCTTCGGCGGCCTCACCGCCGTGAAAAATGTCTCCTTCACCCTGCAGAAGGGCGAGCTGACGGGAATCCTCGGGCCCAACGGCGCCGGCAAGACCACCCTGTTCAATCTCTTGACCGGCTTCATCTCGTTCGACACCGGCAGCGTGATGTTCGAGGGCGAGAGGCTGCAGCGCCTCGCGCCCTACAAGATCGTCAATCGCGGCATCGCCCGCACCTTCCAGCTCACCCGTCCCTTTGTCGGCATGAACGTGCTGGAAAACGTTGTGGTCGCCTGTCTCTCGCCCCGCGCCCACGCCGACAAAGACAAGGAAGCCCGCGCACAGCAATTGCTGGAGCAAGTCGGCCTCGGCGGCAAAGGCCGCGAGCCGGTCGAGACACTGCCTTATGGCGATCTGCGGCGGCTGGAAATCGCACGCGCACTGGCAACGCGGCCGAAGCTGCTCCTGCTCGACGAGCCCTTCGCCGGCCTCGGCAGCAGCGAGATCGAGCCGCTGGCACAGTTGATCCGCAAGCTGCACCGCGAGGAGGACCTGACGATCCTGTTGATCGAGCACAAGCTGCGCGAGTTCATGGCGCTGGTGTCGCGGGTGATCGCGATGAATTTCGGCGAGATCATCGCCATCTCACCGCCGTCGGAGATCGTGCGCCATCCCCGGGTGATCGAGGCCTATATCGGACAGTCGGAGGACCACCGTGCCTCTGCTTGA
- a CDS encoding branched-chain amino acid ABC transporter permease codes for MRRNALIDLTGAVILVAILALLPMLVASNYLTGVLTVCAIYGIWAASWDFMSGLTGRENFGHSLFIGAGAYTAGFMGTTWFTDPWYSLPAGVAVAVIFSIIVGFPTLRLRGPYFALAMLSASAILQRLCLIFWEYTGGEEGLYGLDPLIKNPLHYYWFVLAILVVTVAILTALAHSHWGLLLRAIRGDEATCQAAGINATFYKIASLAISAAFAGLGGALYAHYQLQVSPPLFSVVVSITVIIMVYVGGIGSIYGAAVGAILLTLLTEMLRGFGEYRLWIYTLTLMLILFFLPNGLIAPAWRRLTERWR; via the coding sequence ATGCGGCGCAATGCACTGATCGATCTCACCGGCGCCGTGATCCTCGTCGCCATTCTCGCGCTGTTGCCGATGCTGGTGGCCAGCAATTATCTCACCGGCGTGCTGACGGTGTGCGCCATCTACGGCATCTGGGCGGCGAGCTGGGACTTCATGTCCGGCCTGACCGGCCGGGAGAATTTCGGCCATTCGCTGTTCATCGGCGCCGGCGCCTACACCGCCGGCTTCATGGGCACGACCTGGTTCACCGATCCCTGGTACAGCCTGCCGGCCGGCGTCGCGGTCGCTGTCATCTTCAGCATCATCGTCGGTTTCCCGACACTGCGGCTGCGGGGGCCCTACTTCGCGCTGGCGATGCTGTCCGCGTCCGCGATCCTGCAGCGGCTCTGCCTGATCTTCTGGGAGTACACCGGCGGCGAGGAAGGGCTTTATGGTCTCGATCCGCTGATCAAGAACCCGCTGCATTACTACTGGTTCGTCCTGGCCATCCTGGTGGTCACGGTCGCGATCCTCACAGCACTGGCGCACTCGCACTGGGGCTTGCTGCTGCGGGCGATCCGCGGCGACGAAGCCACCTGCCAGGCGGCTGGCATCAACGCGACCTTCTACAAGATCGCGTCGCTGGCGATCTCGGCTGCGTTTGCCGGCCTCGGCGGCGCGCTTTACGCGCACTACCAACTCCAGGTCAGTCCGCCGCTGTTCTCGGTGGTCGTGTCCATCACCGTGATCATCATGGTGTATGTCGGCGGTATCGGCTCGATCTACGGCGCCGCCGTCGGCGCCATCCTGCTGACCCTGCTCACCGAGATGTTGCGCGGCTTCGGCGAATACCGGCTCTGGATCTACACCCTCACCTTGATGCTGATCCTGTTCTTCCTGCCCAACGGGCTGATCGCGCCGGCGTGGCGGCGGCTGACGGAGCGCTGGCGATGA